Proteins encoded within one genomic window of Haematobia irritans isolate KBUSLIRL chromosome 5, ASM5000362v1, whole genome shotgun sequence:
- the LOC142238996 gene encoding acyl-coenzyme A oxidase 1-like yields MRVQRIVCQLARRQAGIFAREMATNSIIPKTINPDIEKERQNASFNVEDFAVWWHGGHDKLKLKRYVESSIFADMKDESMFKTLNLSHEDFYTEAIKDAVRLARKLRNLQKELNPGGNDIWPTLFSGPQLWGALPAGNPFTVHLSISVDAIRNLGTDEQFEKFGKPAENFEIMVAYAQTELGHGTFLRGLETRADFDPKTDEFILNTPTLTAYKFWPGGLGHSSTHCIAMANLYIHNKPKGVATFIVPLRDPETYMPLPGIELGDIGKKFGFYGVNNGYLGMKNVRIPRTNMLMRHVQVHPDGTFEQSPAAALSYFSMVFGRCWIAHNHTNMLAAAAVIATRYSSVRRQSPINPKEPEVQIMDHVTQQMKLFPEIATAMAGKLAAEKLRKIYNQTAEDIKRGQFGGLSEIHALSCAMKAICTADSAAGVDRLRLACGGHGYLASSNMSNLYTTATAGCTYEGDNTILLLQVGRFLMKSGQQALAGKPLAPTALYLQKPPMEKWTGSWENIVQGLESAAANKARLALENISARLQAGQSQGEAANNTGVELVQAAELYGRCFIANTFLDEVTGSTSKNRNSAMNKVLENILELYLVNLALINMSEIMRVIQLSDSDLRSLQARLEDALKTMRPNAIAICDGFDFHDRNLLSTLGSYDGNVYERIFEEAKNSPLNKEPVPKVFHTHLKPFMKSKV; encoded by the exons ATGAGAGTACAAAGAATAGTCTGCCAGTTAGCA AGGAGGCAAGCAGGCATATTCGCAAGAGAGATGGCCACCAATAGCATTATTCCCAAAACAATTAATCCCGATATTGAGAAGGAACGACAAAATGCCTCATTCAATGTTGAAGATTTTGCAGTCTGGTGGCATGGGGGTCatgataaattaaaattaaagagaTATGTGG aatcatcAATATTTGCTGACATGAAAGATGAAAGTATgttcaaaactttaaatttgtCCCACGAAGATTTCTACACGGAAGCTATTAAGGATGCTGTAAGATTGGCGAGAAAATTACGCAATTTGCAGAAAGAATTAAATCCCGGTGGCAacgatatatggcc TACTCTTTTCAGTGGTCCCCAACTGTGGGGTGCACTTCCTGCAGGAAACCCTTTCACCGTTCATCTTTCTATATCAGTCGATGCCATAAGAAATTTGGGTACCGAcgaacaatttgaaaaatttggtaaacctgctgaaaattttgagataatggtGGCATATGCGCAAACCGAATTgggacatggaacatttttaagGGGATTAGAGACCAGAGCGGATTTTGATCCCAAAACAGATGAGTTTATTTTGAATACGCCCACTTTGACGGCATATAAATTTTGGCCAGGAGGAT TGGGTCATTCATCAACTCATTGCATAGCTATGGCAAATTTATATATTCACAATAAACCAAAGGGTGTGGCCACATTTATTGTACCTCTACGTGATCCAGAGACGTATATGCCTTTGCCAGGCATAGAACTTGGCGATATTGGTAAGAAATTCGGATTCTATGGTGTTAACAATGGCTATTTgggtatgaaaaatgttcgtatacCAAGGACTAATATGTTAATGCGTCATGTCCAAGTTCATCCTGATGGTACCTTCGAGCAGAGTCCAGCAGCGGCATTGAGTTATTTTTCCATGGTGTTTGGTCGATGCTGGATAGCTCATAATCATACCAATATGTTAGCCGCGGCTGCTGTAATTGCCACACGTTATTCGTCAGTGAGAAGACAATCGCCCATAAATCCCAA AGAACCTGAAGTTCAAATTATGGATCATGTTACCCAACAAATGAAACTATTTCCCGAAATAGCCACTGCAATGGCGGGAAAATTGGCAGCGGAAAAACTGCGCAAGATATATAATCAAACAGCTGAAGATATTAAGCGTGGTCAATTCGGAGGACTTTCTGAAATTCATGCTTTGTCATGTGCCATGAAGGCAATATGTACCGCTGATTCAGCAGCCGGTGTAGATCGTTTGCGTTTGGCTTGTGGAGGTCATGGTTATTTGGCTTCATCAAATATGAGTAATCTGTATACCACAGCTACGGCTGGTTGCACCTACGAGGGAGATAATACCATACTACTACTGCAAGTTGGCCGATTCTTAATGAAATCTGGTCAACAGGCGTTGGCGGGTAAGCCTTTGGCTCCAACGGCTTTGTATTTGCAAAAGCCACCAATGGAAAAGTGGACGGGATCTTGGGAAAACATTGTCCAGGGATTGGAGAGTGCCGCAGCAAA TAAAGCTCGTTTAGCTTTGGAAAATATATCTGCTCGTCTACAGGCTGGTCAATCCCAGGGAGAAGCTGCCAATAATACAGGTGTTGAATTGGTACAAGCAGCTGAG CTTTATGGTCGTTGTTTCATTGCCAACACATTCCTTGACGAAGTTACTGGATCTACATCGAAGAATAGAAATTCAGCTATGAATAaggttttggaaaatattttggaattgtATTTGGTGAATTTGGCTTTGATAAATATGAGTGAAATTATGAGG GTTATACAACTTTCCGATAGTGATTTACGTTCTTTACAAGCACGCTTAGAGGATGCCTTAAAAACTATGCGACCTAATGCTATAGCTATTTGTGATGGTTTCGATTTTCATGATCGAAATCTTTTATCCACTTTAGGTTCCTATGATGGCAATGTCTATGAACGTATCTTTGAAGAAGCCAAAAATAGTCCTTTGAATAAGGAACCtgtaccaaaagtttttcacacACACTTGAAGCCATTCATGAAGTCCAAAGTTTAA
- the LOC142238090 gene encoding zinc carboxypeptidase — protein MSADNRWNKFRFLTLLISLLTMSEAKSVTTGASFCTKDDRCVEPFKNLARYDNYRIYNVELATEEHVDIFKKVEEQSDSMIFIGHAREVGQKLSILVASHKVADLADLLEHYKVQHRILTYNFQEKIDKNYASVLPVGTDLNKFDWYHYYHLETIYEWLESLVKKYPNVVSLLDMGTSTQGVPIKGVKISHNPSNKAVFIEAGIHAREWIAPAAANYIINQLLTSSDESVINLAKSYNWIIFPSINPDGYKYTFEHDRMWRKNRQLFGINRGVDLNRNYPDHWNSTGSSSDPSRYDFAGPSAASEIETQRVIKFIEENVAKEQIKAYLALHSYSQMIMFPFGYTKEHVANYEDLKELGQKATEAIKSLTGKDYVSGSIIETIYPSSGGSMDWAYAYQKIPIAYTFELRGPPDSQDMFILPAEEILPTSQEAFAAIKTIVEGAAAKGYFK, from the exons ATGAGTGCCGACAACCGATGgaataaatttagatttttaactcTACTCATTTCACTTCTAACCATGTCTGAGGCAAAGTCAGTTACCACCGGAGCTTCGTTCTGCACCAAAGATGACCGTTGTGTGGAACCGTTTAAGAATCTAGCACGCTATGATAACTATCGCATCTACAATGTGGAATTGGCTACTGAAGAACATGTGGACATCTTCAAAAAGGTGGAAGAACAAAGCGATAGCATGATTTTTATAGGTCATGCCCGTGAAGTGGGCCAAAAATTATCGATACTTGTGGCATCGCATAAAGTTGCAGATTTGGCAGATCTTTTGGAACATTATAAAGTACAACATCGTATTTTG ACCTACAACTTCCAAGAGAAAATTGATAAGAATTATGCATCTGTTTTGCCGGTGGGTACAGATCTTAATAAATTTGATTGGTATCATTATTACCATTTGGAAACCATTTATGAATGGCTGGAATCCTTGGTGAAGAAATATCCCAATGTTGTGAGTTTACTTGATATGGGTACCAGCACCCAAGGAGTTCCCATTAAAGGAGTTAAAATCTCCCATAATCCCTCGAACAAAGCCGTGTTCATAGAAGCCGGTATACATGCCCGAGAATGGATTGCTCCTGCTGCAGCAAATTATATTATTAACCAATTATTGACCTCCAGCGATGAGAGTGTGATTAATTTAGCCAAAAGCTACAATTGGATTATCTTTCCCAGCATAAATCCAGATGGCTATAAATATACATTCGAACATGATCGTATGTGGCGTAAGAATCGTCAATTATTTGGCATAAATCGTGGTGTTGATTTAAATCGCAATTATCCAGATCATTGGAACTCTACTGGCAGTAGTAGTGATCCAAGTCGTTATGATTTCGCCGGACCCTCGGCCGCGTCAGAAATTGAAACACAACGTGTCATTAAATTCATTGAAGAGAATGTGGCAAAGGAGCAGATTAAGGCTTATTTAGCATTACATTCTTATTCGCAAATGATTATGTTTCCATTTGGTTACACCAAGGAGCATGTGGCCAATTATGAGGATTTAAAGGAATTGGGTCAAAAAGCCACGGAGGCAATTAAATCGTTGACCGGCAAGGATTATGTTAGTGGCAGCATTATTGAAACAATTTATCCATCAAGTGGTGGTAGTATGGATTGGGCTTATGCCTATCAAAAAATTCCCATAGCCTATACCTTTGAATTGCGTGGTCCGCCCGATAGTCAGGATATGTTTATACTGCCAGCTGAGGAAATTCTACCCACATCACAAGAGGCATTTGCTGCCATTAAAACGATAGTTGAGGGAGCTGCTGCTAAAGGATATTTCAAGTAG
- the LOC142240562 gene encoding methyltransferase-like protein 25B produces MEIKTTLQVNLDSSLQIIREYDWLINAYVLDFYVDNHWEKLPKAWTLHFENLPPEQLCYLLDDGSSSSKCTWPLSILALKAAMQKLCIERRRSNSVPLPSSSILNHPKLKHIFNKGVKPKKRHEIETMASLCQNISEDIPVDFIVDFGAGLGHLARTLAYGYNIKMCCLEMQTKLNQQACEMDNHMDKLKSKYANDILSQKPEHVDLCLTADMSPEDFLNTIETALRISSKQYRFGIIGLHPCGDLGPILMRMFLKCDQAKFLNFVGCCYMKMTTQDAPSPSNVYGYPMSEYLREKPTLSKLSYEAREISCHAIELYNERLSLKDYEYLKVHSFRAATERMIRKYYPKYSRTRMNNVKYVPGMNFAEYFYKAVKGLPCEKLPSQNLETSSTENDLRNWKNIVIFYTLRLFFAPLIESVILYDRMLYLMENDCQVQINAIFDPRLSPRNHITTAMKLR; encoded by the exons atggaaataaaaactaCACTCCAAGTTAATTTGGACAGTAGTCTTCAAATTATTAGAGAATATGATTGGTTAATCAATGCTTATGTTTTG GATTTCTATGTAGACAATCATTGGGAGAAATTACCTAAGGCGTGGACATTGCATTTCGAAAATTTGCCACCAGAACAACTGTGTTATCTATTGGACGATGGTAGTTCTTCGTCGAAATGTACTTGGCCTTTGAGCATCTTGGCTTTGAAAGCAGCCATGCAGAAGCTTTGCATAGAACGACGAAGATCTAATTCA GTTCCTCTTCCTAGTAGTTCAATTTTAAATCATCCTAAGTTGAAGCATATCTTTAATAAAGGTGTCAAACCCAAGAAACGCCACGAAATAGAAACAATGGCATCGTTATGCCAAAACATAAGTGAAGATATACCAGTGGATTTTATTGTAGATTTCGGGGCTGGCTTGGGTCACCTAGCTAGAACTTTAGCCTatggttataatattaaaatgtgCTGCCTAGAAATGCAAACAAAATTGAATCAACAAGCTTGTGAAATGGATAACCATATGGATAAATTGAAAAGCAAATATGCTAATGACATTTTGAGCCAGAAACCCGAACATGTGGATCTTTGTTTAACGGCCGATATGAGTCCGGAAGATTTTCTTAATACCATCGAAACTGCCTTGAGAATTAGCAGTAAGCAATATCGGTTCGGTATTATAGGTCTACATCCATGTGGAGATTTAGGACCTATTCTGATGCGAATGTTTCTGAAATGTGATCAAGCGAAATTTCTCAATTTTGTTGGATGCTGTTATATGAAAATGACAACACAAGATGCGCCATCACCGTCCAATGTTTATGGATATCCCATGAGTGAATATCTGAGGGAAAAGCCTACACTCTCAAAACTATCATACGAAGCCCGAGAAATATCTTGTCATGCTATTGAGTTATATAACGAAAGACTATCACTAAAGGATTATGAATATCTAAAGGTCCACTCATTCAGAGCAGCTACAGAAAGAATGATTCGTAAATATTATCCAAAATATAGCCGCACAAGAATGAACAATGTTAAATATGTGCCGGGAATGAATTTTGCTGA GTATTTCTATAAAGCTGTCAAAGGTTTGCCGTGTGAAAAACTTCCTTCCCAAAACTTGGAAACATCCAGCACCGAGAATGATTTacgtaattggaaaaatattgtaatattttatacattgcgattattttttgctcCGCTCATAGAGAGTGTTATACTCTATGATCGTATGTTGTACCTGATGGAAAACG ATTGCCAGGTCCAGATAAATGCCATATTTGATCCACGTTTATCACCAAGAAATCATATAACCACTGCCATGAAATTAAGATGA